From Polaribacter butkevichii, a single genomic window includes:
- a CDS encoding tRNA pseudouridine(38-40) synthase TruA — MKYSFSYIIKLQFLGFRFSGWQKQTNAKTLHDMVDKTLSFVFEDVNYKTIGVGRTDAKVSANTYYIQMFTDKLVSEIGFIDSLNANFSPDFRGVSIKKVDRSFNVINCAKVKEYHYYFSFGEKNHPFSAPFIVNVDENLDLDLMLKAANLFEGEHYFHKYCTRPSAQTIFKRVIDSCEIVENDVLTANFFPEKSYIFKVRGKGFLRYQIRLMMATLFEVGKGNLDLEFIEASLKEDNDRKYMRNNAPSSGLQLYDVELEF, encoded by the coding sequence ATGAAATATTCATTTTCTTATATAATTAAGTTACAATTTCTCGGTTTTCGTTTTTCTGGGTGGCAAAAACAAACAAACGCTAAAACATTGCACGATATGGTAGATAAAACCTTGTCTTTTGTTTTTGAAGATGTTAATTACAAAACGATTGGTGTAGGTAGAACGGACGCTAAGGTTTCTGCAAATACCTATTATATTCAGATGTTTACAGATAAGCTTGTTAGTGAAATTGGGTTTATAGATTCTTTAAATGCTAATTTTTCTCCCGATTTTAGAGGTGTTTCTATAAAAAAAGTAGATCGAAGTTTTAATGTGATTAACTGTGCTAAGGTAAAGGAGTATCATTATTATTTTTCTTTTGGCGAGAAGAATCATCCCTTTTCGGCGCCTTTTATTGTAAATGTTGATGAAAATCTTGATCTTGATTTGATGTTAAAAGCAGCAAATCTTTTTGAGGGAGAACATTATTTTCATAAATATTGCACAAGACCTAGTGCACAAACGATTTTTAAAAGAGTGATTGATAGTTGTGAAATTGTAGAAAATGATGTTTTAACGGCTAATTTTTTTCCTGAAAAATCGTATATATTTAAGGTGAGAGGAAAAGGATTTTTGCGATATCAAATTAGATTGATGATGGCAACGCTTTTTGAAGTAGGAAAAGGAAATTTAGATTTAGAATTTATTGAAGCTTCCTTAAAAGAAGATAACGATAGGAAGTATATGAGAAACAATGCGCCTTCTTCTGGTTTGCAGTTGTATGATGTTGAATTGGAGTTTTAA